One genomic window of Archaeoglobus neptunius includes the following:
- a CDS encoding DNA integrity scanning protein DisA nucleotide-binding domain protein has translation MRSAEIIARENGIETIAVVSKADFDGYIHGLEVIQAPKKFATLLDSMIHYFEESTEKIIAEKFSQIYRTKEYISSYMYLKGFEIDRAVVVIDTEMLKGITIFESEKSAFLKAVEECVERIDPEALRAVLTVAINIAHKGREGRKIGTAFVIGDVEEVMSRSSQLIINPYEGHREADRDIKNPENWESVMEFAQIDGVFVLDEKGIIISCGRYIEASARDLVAKIRRGLGGRHIACASITKETEAIAVVVSETGGDITVYKDGVEVIHIPSLLF, from the coding sequence ATGAGAAGTGCTGAGATTATAGCACGGGAAAACGGAATTGAAACGATAGCCGTAGTCAGTAAGGCAGATTTTGATGGTTATATTCACGGTCTGGAAGTCATTCAGGCGCCCAAAAAGTTTGCGACCCTTCTAGACAGCATGATTCATTACTTTGAGGAAAGCACCGAGAAGATAATCGCTGAAAAGTTTTCGCAGATATACCGGACGAAGGAGTACATATCGTCCTATATGTATCTCAAGGGATTTGAGATTGACAGGGCGGTTGTTGTCATCGACACTGAAATGCTGAAAGGGATCACAATTTTCGAGTCGGAAAAGAGTGCTTTTTTAAAAGCAGTGGAGGAATGTGTTGAAAGGATTGATCCCGAGGCCCTTCGGGCGGTGCTTACCGTTGCCATCAATATTGCCCATAAGGGGAGAGAAGGGAGGAAGATAGGGACAGCGTTCGTTATCGGGGATGTGGAGGAGGTTATGAGCAGATCCAGCCAGCTTATTATAAACCCGTACGAAGGGCACAGGGAAGCTGACAGAGATATCAAAAACCCTGAAAACTGGGAGAGTGTGATGGAGTTTGCTCAGATAGACGGTGTTTTTGTGTTGGATGAAAAGGGCATCATAATCTCGTGTGGCCGCTATATCGAGGCTTCAGCCAGAGATCTGGTTGCGAAGATCAGGCGCGGGCTTGGCGGTAGACATATAGCCTGTGCATCGATCACAAAAGAGACTGAAGCCATTGCGGTTGTTGTTTCGGAGACCGGAGGAGACATCACCGTTTACAAGGATGGCGTGGAGGTAATACACATACCGTCGCTGCTTTTCTGA
- a CDS encoding universal stress protein — MLEKMLYPTDLSESCLRILNHIDDFKEIGVKEIGILFVVNTTKLSDVSGGIDIDHYIEEETKKGEEKTRAIAEKIENAGIKTKIIEPFPIGDPVAEILNNSKEYDFIVLNSRGTSTFKKILLGSVSEGVVRESKKPVYIFKFHDDCPIARKLFSKVLVAYDFSKSSERALDYAKMVVSKTGGELHVLHVSEPEDRAEDMKRIEEVVKGYNANVYVEAGVPHKVILAMIKKVGITTVFMGSRGRGVLQSLLLGSTSDTVIRHSPVPVFVVKEGG, encoded by the coding sequence ATGCTCGAAAAAATGTTGTACCCAACAGACCTTTCCGAAAGCTGCCTCAGAATTCTGAACCATATCGATGACTTTAAAGAAATTGGGGTCAAAGAAATAGGAATACTATTTGTGGTGAACACCACAAAGCTCAGCGATGTCAGCGGGGGTATAGATATTGACCACTACATTGAAGAGGAAACAAAAAAAGGAGAGGAAAAAACCAGAGCTATTGCTGAAAAAATCGAAAATGCCGGGATAAAAACAAAAATTATTGAGCCTTTTCCGATCGGTGATCCTGTGGCCGAAATCCTGAACAACTCGAAGGAATATGACTTTATAGTCCTGAACTCAAGGGGAACGAGCACGTTCAAAAAAATACTGCTCGGTAGTGTTTCGGAAGGTGTTGTGAGAGAGTCTAAGAAGCCCGTTTACATTTTCAAATTTCACGATGACTGCCCGATAGCTAGAAAGCTCTTCAGCAAGGTGCTCGTTGCATACGATTTTTCAAAAAGTTCAGAAAGGGCTCTTGACTACGCCAAAATGGTAGTCAGCAAAACAGGAGGAGAGCTGCACGTTTTGCATGTTTCAGAACCTGAAGACAGAGCAGAGGATATGAAAAGAATTGAGGAGGTCGTTAAGGGGTACAATGCAAACGTATATGTCGAGGCGGGAGTTCCACACAAGGTAATACTGGCCATGATCAAAAAGGTTGGGATAACAACAGTTTTCATGGGATCCAGAGGTAGAGGTGTGCTGCAATCCCTGCTTCTCGGAAGCACTTCAGATACAGTTATAAGACACTCACCGGTTCCCGTCTTTGTTGTCAAAGAGGGTGGTTAA
- the hjc gene encoding Holliday junction resolvase Hjc: MKNKGTRFERDLIAQLWKEGFAAIRVAGSGVSPFPCPDIVAGNGKLFLAIEVKMRSNLPLYLSEDEIRQLEMFSESFGAKPYIALKLPRKKWKFFTIQMLEKTEKSFKVDEELYHHGLDIEEVAERTIQKRLGEKV, encoded by the coding sequence ATGAAAAATAAGGGAACGAGGTTTGAGAGGGATCTGATCGCACAGTTGTGGAAGGAAGGATTTGCAGCCATAAGAGTCGCAGGAAGCGGAGTGTCTCCCTTTCCATGCCCTGACATCGTGGCGGGAAACGGAAAGCTCTTTCTGGCAATAGAAGTTAAAATGAGGTCCAACCTGCCCCTGTACCTCTCCGAAGACGAGATCAGGCAGCTCGAGATGTTTTCAGAGAGTTTTGGTGCAAAACCCTATATAGCTCTAAAGCTCCCAAGAAAGAAGTGGAAGTTTTTCACAATCCAGATGCTTGAAAAGACGGAAAAAAGCTTCAAGGTTGATGAGGAGCTTTACCATCACGGACTCGACATCGAAGAAGTTGCTGAAAGGACAATTCAGAAGAGACTTGGTGAGAAAGTTTAA
- a CDS encoding LUD domain-containing protein: MKIIESLKRNGVEVVVTAEAGEVIGKFEGAHISIALSADEKTGVIFFGGFEERIKAGLAEHHVVVLKEEDVKNGIVSAYRHAVSKSDVVFASSSASKTADIEGKTVSGVHGPQKFTVIVEVRK, from the coding sequence ATGAAGATCATCGAATCGCTGAAGAGAAATGGAGTTGAAGTGGTGGTTACTGCAGAGGCGGGAGAGGTGATCGGAAAGTTTGAGGGTGCCCATATCAGCATAGCGCTGAGTGCAGATGAGAAGACGGGAGTAATCTTCTTTGGGGGTTTCGAGGAAAGGATAAAGGCTGGCCTAGCAGAGCACCACGTTGTGGTACTGAAGGAGGAGGACGTGAAGAACGGTATTGTTTCTGCTTACAGGCATGCTGTCAGCAAATCTGATGTCGTTTTTGCCTCAAGCAGCGCTTCAAAGACTGCTGACATTGAAGGGAAGACAGTCTCCGGTGTCCACGGGCCGCAAAAGTTTACTGTGATAGTGGAGGTTAGGAAATGA
- a CDS encoding 3-isopropylmalate dehydratase small subunit: MKVRGRCWKFGDDISTDHITPGRYYHLRSNMPELAKHIMEDADPDFANKFKPGDFIVAGENFGMGSSREHAPLALKIAGVSAVIAKSFARIFYRNAINIGLPLLIADTSGIDSGDELEVDLSEGRITDLTKKLEIRAKPLPEVMLKILNEGGLVAYVKKYGDIKI, from the coding sequence ATGAAGGTAAGGGGAAGATGCTGGAAGTTCGGAGACGATATTTCCACCGATCACATCACACCGGGAAGATACTATCACCTGAGAAGTAACATGCCCGAACTGGCAAAGCACATAATGGAGGATGCCGATCCAGATTTTGCAAATAAGTTCAAACCGGGTGACTTCATAGTTGCTGGCGAGAACTTCGGAATGGGGAGCAGCAGGGAACACGCACCGCTGGCTCTAAAAATTGCAGGGGTTTCTGCTGTTATAGCCAAATCCTTTGCGAGAATATTCTACAGAAATGCAATAAACATCGGTCTTCCACTGCTTATTGCAGATACGAGTGGAATTGACAGCGGAGATGAGCTCGAAGTCGATCTGAGTGAGGGAAGGATAACAGACCTGACCAAGAAACTTGAGATCAGGGCCAAACCTCTGCCAGAGGTCATGCTGAAAATCCTGAACGAGGGGGGTCTCGTTGCCTATGTTAAAAAATATGGTGATATAAAAATTTAA
- the metG gene encoding methionine--tRNA ligase produces MKLVTCGLPYANGKAHIGHLRTYVPADVYVRYLRMAGEDVVFVCGSDCHGTPIVVNAEQQGLSPRELIDIYHNHFIKIFDALDIKFDYYGRTDAEYHHRRTAEIVSRLIDKGYIYPKEIMLAYCPKCKRFLPDRYVEGICPHCGAVARGDECDQGCGRHLEPGEIKEPRCKICGSKAEFRSQKHYFFKLTEFRDFLEDYLSSLKGTENALNYARNWVKNLRDWCITRNLEWGVRFPKEEGLVVYVWVDAPIGYISFTEKACEKKDCDWRKIWIDGEGEIIHFIGLDIVYHHCIFWPAMLKGADYTLPSAIVASGMVKVEGKTFSKSRGYVVWVEEDYLKSNLSPDYLRYYIVNYTSHQKDLNFSWDVFREKVNNEIIATLGNFLYRVLLFAWKNFGEVNMEGVDEEVIEKIKETEKKILTALEEWEFKIASDAFMELATYGNVYFQSAKPWELIKTDREAARKAVASCLQLAKALIIFAYPVMPRSMEKMARAMSLDIEHCRLSDAYSVDSVMKLDKPEVPFTKIEDDVIERLQKIMEKRFMGEKEKEEKEEVTIEDFQKLDIRIGKVLKAEKIKKSKKLIKLIVDIGDEQRQIVSGIAEDYKPEELEGKLVVVLANLRPAKFMGVESKGMILAAEKDGRAILLTPEKDVDPGTRVC; encoded by the coding sequence ATGAAGCTCGTAACCTGTGGACTCCCTTACGCTAACGGTAAGGCACATATCGGTCATCTCCGAACCTACGTTCCGGCGGATGTTTATGTTAGATACCTCAGAATGGCTGGAGAAGACGTCGTTTTCGTATGCGGAAGCGACTGTCATGGTACACCGATAGTTGTCAACGCCGAACAGCAGGGTCTTAGTCCAAGAGAGTTGATAGACATTTACCACAATCATTTTATAAAAATCTTTGATGCACTGGACATAAAATTTGACTATTACGGCAGGACTGACGCAGAATATCACCACAGAAGGACGGCCGAAATCGTCAGCAGACTGATTGACAAGGGCTATATTTACCCAAAAGAGATAATGCTCGCCTACTGTCCCAAATGCAAGAGATTTCTTCCTGACAGATACGTTGAGGGAATCTGTCCACACTGCGGCGCAGTGGCAAGGGGTGATGAGTGCGATCAGGGATGTGGAAGGCATCTGGAGCCAGGGGAAATAAAAGAGCCGAGGTGCAAGATCTGTGGTTCAAAGGCTGAGTTCAGAAGCCAGAAGCACTATTTCTTCAAGCTTACTGAATTCAGGGACTTTCTTGAGGACTATCTGTCCAGTTTAAAGGGAACAGAAAACGCACTGAACTACGCCAGAAACTGGGTAAAAAATTTGAGGGACTGGTGCATAACCCGGAACCTGGAATGGGGTGTGAGGTTTCCGAAAGAGGAGGGGCTCGTGGTTTACGTCTGGGTTGATGCCCCAATCGGATACATAAGTTTCACCGAAAAAGCCTGTGAAAAAAAGGACTGTGACTGGAGAAAGATCTGGATCGATGGAGAGGGAGAAATAATACACTTCATAGGTCTGGATATCGTCTATCATCACTGCATATTCTGGCCTGCAATGCTGAAAGGTGCAGATTACACACTGCCATCCGCCATCGTGGCGAGCGGGATGGTAAAGGTCGAGGGCAAGACCTTCTCCAAATCAAGGGGTTACGTTGTGTGGGTTGAAGAGGACTACCTCAAATCCAACCTCAGTCCGGACTATCTGAGATACTACATCGTCAACTACACCTCTCATCAGAAAGACCTGAACTTCTCATGGGATGTGTTCAGGGAGAAGGTCAACAATGAGATTATCGCAACCCTCGGGAACTTCCTCTACAGGGTTTTGCTCTTTGCCTGGAAGAACTTTGGCGAGGTAAATATGGAAGGTGTGGATGAAGAGGTCATTGAAAAAATCAAAGAGACGGAGAAGAAGATTTTAACAGCGCTGGAAGAATGGGAATTCAAGATCGCAAGCGACGCATTCATGGAACTCGCAACTTATGGAAACGTTTACTTCCAGAGTGCAAAGCCCTGGGAGCTTATCAAAACCGACAGAGAGGCTGCAAGGAAAGCCGTTGCATCATGTCTGCAGCTTGCCAAGGCCCTCATCATTTTCGCCTATCCAGTTATGCCAAGAAGCATGGAAAAGATGGCCAGAGCGATGAGTTTGGACATCGAGCACTGCAGGCTAAGCGATGCCTACTCGGTTGATTCGGTTATGAAGCTGGACAAACCGGAAGTTCCCTTTACAAAGATTGAGGATGATGTTATCGAGAGGCTTCAGAAAATCATGGAAAAAAGGTTCATGGGAGAAAAAGAAAAGGAAGAGAAGGAAGAGGTTACCATTGAAGATTTCCAGAAGCTCGATATCAGAATCGGAAAAGTTCTGAAAGCTGAAAAAATCAAAAAGAGTAAAAAACTGATTAAGCTTATAGTGGACATTGGAGACGAGCAGAGACAGATCGTTTCAGGAATTGCTGAAGACTACAAACCTGAAGAGCTCGAAGGCAAGCTTGTGGTCGTACTCGCCAACCTCAGACCTGCAAAGTTCATGGGAGTTGAGAGCAAGGGCATGATACTGGCAGCCGAGAAAGATGGAAGAGCAATACTGTTAACTCCCGAGAAGGATGTGGATCCGGGAACGAGGGTTTGCTGA
- a CDS encoding 3-isopropylmalate dehydratase large subunit, with product MAQTLVEKIFSRASGKDVRAGDFVFANIDLAMIHDITAPLAIKAFKEISGDGARVWDSGRVIMAFDHQVPADSVQAAENHRMLRKFAEEQGILNYDVRGGIAHQIMVENHVEPGMLVVGADSHTCMYGALGAFATGIGSTDMGCVLALGKLWFKVPESIRFNISGKLDKFVYGKDVVLKLIGMVGADGANYKACIYSGEVVEKLGMADRLTMCNMAIEMGGKAGIVEPDDVTLNYIKSMGREFDGELLTSDEDAEFHSIELDVTGMEPQIAVPHRVDNVADISEVKGTKVDQVFIGSCTNGRYEDLKIAAELLKGEEVAKNVRLIVIPASKREYIRALKDGLLDVFVEAGALVEAPCCGPCMGGSFGLIAGGEVSVSTSNRNFIGRQGSPEGKIYLVNPAVAAATAIYGEITDPREIK from the coding sequence ATGGCTCAGACTCTGGTTGAGAAGATATTCTCGAGGGCAAGTGGAAAAGATGTGAGAGCAGGGGATTTCGTATTTGCCAATATCGACCTCGCAATGATTCACGATATTACAGCTCCTCTTGCAATTAAGGCATTCAAAGAAATTTCTGGTGATGGGGCAAGGGTTTGGGATTCTGGCAGGGTGATAATGGCCTTTGACCATCAGGTACCCGCTGACAGTGTTCAGGCAGCCGAAAACCACAGGATGTTGAGAAAATTTGCAGAAGAGCAGGGTATACTCAACTATGATGTCAGGGGTGGCATCGCCCACCAGATTATGGTGGAAAACCACGTTGAACCCGGAATGCTTGTTGTTGGGGCAGATAGCCACACGTGCATGTACGGTGCACTGGGAGCATTTGCGACTGGGATCGGCTCTACTGACATGGGATGCGTGCTTGCTCTTGGTAAGCTCTGGTTTAAGGTTCCTGAATCCATCAGATTCAACATAAGCGGAAAGCTTGATAAATTCGTTTATGGCAAGGATGTCGTTCTGAAGTTAATCGGAATGGTTGGAGCAGATGGGGCAAATTACAAAGCCTGCATATACTCCGGTGAGGTTGTTGAGAAGCTTGGCATGGCGGACAGGCTGACCATGTGCAATATGGCCATAGAGATGGGAGGCAAGGCGGGAATCGTGGAGCCCGACGACGTCACTCTGAACTACATCAAATCAATGGGAAGAGAATTTGATGGGGAACTTCTGACAAGTGATGAGGATGCCGAATTTCACAGTATCGAACTGGACGTTACAGGCATGGAGCCACAGATAGCTGTGCCGCACAGGGTGGACAATGTTGCTGACATTTCAGAAGTGAAGGGAACAAAGGTCGACCAGGTTTTCATCGGCTCCTGCACAAACGGCAGGTATGAGGACCTGAAGATCGCTGCAGAATTGCTGAAGGGTGAAGAGGTTGCAAAAAACGTAAGACTGATCGTCATACCGGCAAGCAAAAGGGAATACATCAGAGCCCTGAAAGACGGGCTTCTGGATGTATTCGTGGAGGCCGGTGCTCTGGTTGAAGCTCCATGTTGTGGACCGTGTATGGGAGGTAGCTTTGGACTCATTGCAGGTGGGGAGGTGAGCGTATCCACATCCAACAGGAATTTCATAGGAAGACAGGGGAGCCCTGAAGGCAAAATCTACCTCGTAAATCCTGCAGTTGCTGCAGCAACGGCAATTTACGGAGAAATAACTGACCCCAGAGAAATAAAATAA
- a CDS encoding (Fe-S)-binding protein, whose translation MIRPEYMAGTLSKNLRKTGDPLGIGKEKINTWWKECEIRKKGEWFLFTGMLYQLTPYIEASVRFLEMIENSKFQKPLFFSKCSPLLNLITPRKAKREAKTILQNIHSLLMKSGVDVFYSPYLDFYSGALLYDLGCDRVFEDHAKFVCKNLKSAGIERIVTPDPHTTYTLKILYPRYTGVEFEVKSYIELLKDVEGESGEYVIHDPCYYGRYLELSDNVRNILNAAGVDYRETSCSKNMTNCCGGPIESLSPKISKEIARLRVEKLGNSKIITLCPICLANLRRCGGNAVDFSMVVK comes from the coding sequence ATGATCAGACCGGAATACATGGCCGGGACTCTTTCAAAAAACTTAAGGAAAACAGGGGACCCCCTAGGAATCGGGAAGGAGAAGATTAACACCTGGTGGAAAGAGTGCGAAATCAGGAAAAAAGGCGAGTGGTTTCTGTTTACTGGGATGCTCTATCAGCTCACACCATATATAGAAGCTTCCGTGAGATTTTTAGAAATGATCGAAAACTCAAAATTTCAGAAGCCTCTGTTTTTCTCAAAATGTTCACCGCTCCTGAATCTGATTACGCCAAGAAAAGCAAAAAGAGAGGCCAAAACCATTCTCCAAAACATCCATTCTCTCCTTATGAAGTCGGGTGTGGATGTTTTCTACTCCCCGTATCTTGACTTTTACAGCGGAGCCCTGCTCTACGACCTCGGTTGTGACAGGGTGTTTGAGGATCATGCAAAATTCGTTTGCAAAAACCTCAAATCAGCGGGAATCGAAAGGATCGTTACTCCAGACCCCCATACAACCTACACGCTAAAGATCCTGTATCCAAGATACACGGGAGTGGAGTTTGAGGTCAAAAGTTACATTGAACTGCTGAAAGACGTTGAGGGCGAGAGCGGAGAGTATGTAATTCACGACCCCTGCTATTACGGCAGATATCTCGAGCTGTCTGACAATGTGAGAAATATTCTAAACGCCGCTGGTGTTGATTACCGGGAGACAAGTTGCTCAAAAAATATGACGAACTGCTGTGGAGGTCCAATTGAATCACTATCTCCAAAAATTTCTAAAGAAATTGCGAGATTAAGAGTTGAGAAGCTTGGAAATTCGAAAATAATTACATTATGTCCAATATGTCTTGCCAATCTGAGAAGGTGTGGCGGGAATGCTGTTGATTTTTCAATGGTGGTGAAATGA
- a CDS encoding LutB/LldF family L-lactate oxidation iron-sulfur protein produces MNIYDALQKRSIRDGILRSLGNLSGAVKKNIQNHPYLLNFAEDVRRAKLEVAENYDFWIDKAISVLESQGAWVYYANDAREARKIAGRIVGKEKVVVKAKSMVSEEIHLREYLEKLGNEVWETDLGELIVQLANDRPMHMIIPALHYSEDDVRLILRKIGIEGKNAKEMTENVRKFMREKFLKADVGMSGCNALSAKTGRIFLIENEGNIRLSTSLTKTYLVFTGIEKILPSDELCLKSVFVQAAFFGTFPPAYLNVNKKVKDQEMHVIFLDNGRKSTRFKEQLLCIRCGRCQLECPVFQLAGNIWGGDVYGGPMGIIWSAITEGITENCFLSTLCGKCREVCPMKIDMPRMIREMRGLILSRYRAEI; encoded by the coding sequence ATGAACATCTACGACGCCCTTCAAAAAAGGTCAATCAGAGATGGAATATTGAGGTCCCTTGGGAACCTGAGCGGTGCTGTCAAGAAGAACATCCAGAACCACCCATATTTACTGAACTTCGCCGAGGATGTCAGGAGAGCGAAGCTTGAAGTGGCTGAAAACTACGATTTCTGGATTGATAAAGCCATATCGGTGCTGGAATCGCAGGGAGCGTGGGTCTATTACGCAAATGATGCTAGAGAAGCGAGGAAGATTGCTGGCAGGATTGTGGGAAAAGAAAAGGTGGTTGTAAAGGCGAAGTCTATGGTTTCCGAGGAAATCCATCTGCGAGAATATCTCGAAAAGCTTGGCAACGAAGTGTGGGAAACAGACCTGGGAGAGCTGATAGTTCAGCTCGCAAATGATAGGCCCATGCATATGATCATTCCTGCTCTGCACTACTCTGAGGATGATGTTAGGCTCATTCTCAGGAAAATAGGGATTGAGGGGAAAAATGCCAAGGAGATGACAGAGAATGTAAGAAAGTTCATGAGAGAAAAGTTTTTGAAAGCTGATGTCGGAATGTCTGGCTGCAATGCCCTCTCAGCAAAAACCGGAAGAATATTTCTGATAGAAAACGAGGGGAATATACGGTTGTCCACATCCCTCACGAAGACATATCTCGTATTCACTGGCATAGAGAAAATTCTGCCCTCGGACGAACTTTGCCTAAAGTCCGTATTCGTTCAGGCGGCATTTTTCGGTACCTTTCCCCCGGCATACCTCAATGTCAACAAGAAGGTCAAAGATCAGGAAATGCACGTGATATTCCTCGACAATGGAAGGAAAAGCACCCGGTTTAAAGAACAGCTCCTGTGTATCAGATGTGGAAGATGCCAGCTTGAGTGCCCCGTTTTCCAGCTCGCAGGCAACATCTGGGGAGGTGATGTTTACGGTGGTCCGATGGGTATTATATGGAGTGCGATAACTGAAGGTATAACAGAAAACTGCTTCCTATCCACCCTCTGCGGAAAGTGCAGGGAAGTCTGTCCGATGAAAATTGACATGCCACGAATGATAAGGGAGATGAGGGGGCTGATTCTGAGCAGATATAGAGCTGAAATATAA
- a CDS encoding PAS domain S-box protein, giving the protein MIEFRDLVDKALVAVYVHDRNFNVIYVNDIVEKATKYSKKELYSMKIVDLAYEEDLPKVVGASRKAIKGEEAFYEARYVRKDGKVRWVLGFARPIKIGDENLVLGNWIDITKMKKLENRLKESEEFYRALIEESLSAVYIIQNEKFVYVNKALEELTGYTKEELLGKNPFSIIHPADRDTVYTRFLERVTGKRRLETYSWRIVTKDGKVKWITARPNRIMYKGLPAVAATVVETTEIHSLNEKLSKREEYLKLLNKTLRHDIANALTYVRAVLEVTGDDLSQKAIRSIDFITKMIREMANLEKAAGELFPTRMDLIAKEVAENFDVAYNGEEVLVLANEGLRTIVFNLVQNAVQHSGGSVEVEVERDGSWGILRVRDDGRGIPDEIKAKIFDEGFSTSGSGVGLFITKKLIEFYDGFITVYDNTPSGTVFEVRLKTAD; this is encoded by the coding sequence GTGATCGAGTTCAGGGATCTTGTGGACAAGGCTCTGGTGGCCGTGTATGTTCATGACAGGAATTTCAATGTAATTTACGTAAATGACATAGTAGAGAAGGCCACAAAATACAGTAAAAAGGAACTCTACAGCATGAAAATCGTCGATCTTGCCTATGAAGAGGATTTGCCAAAGGTGGTTGGTGCGTCAAGGAAAGCCATAAAAGGTGAAGAAGCTTTTTATGAAGCCAGGTATGTGAGAAAAGATGGCAAGGTCAGGTGGGTTCTCGGATTTGCAAGACCAATAAAAATCGGTGATGAGAACCTTGTCCTCGGAAACTGGATAGACATCACAAAAATGAAAAAGCTTGAGAACAGGCTGAAAGAGAGCGAGGAGTTTTACAGAGCTCTGATAGAAGAGTCTCTCTCTGCAGTTTATATCATCCAGAACGAAAAGTTTGTTTACGTTAACAAGGCTCTGGAAGAGCTAACAGGATATACCAAAGAGGAGCTTCTGGGAAAAAATCCGTTCTCCATCATCCATCCGGCAGATCGGGATACGGTCTACACCAGATTCCTTGAGAGGGTTACGGGCAAAAGGAGGCTGGAAACATACAGCTGGAGAATAGTTACTAAAGATGGGAAGGTCAAGTGGATTACAGCCAGACCAAATCGAATCATGTACAAGGGGCTTCCTGCCGTTGCTGCAACAGTTGTTGAGACAACTGAGATTCACAGTTTAAACGAGAAGCTCAGTAAAAGGGAGGAGTATCTGAAGCTCCTCAATAAAACACTCAGACATGATATAGCAAATGCGTTGACGTATGTGAGAGCAGTTCTTGAAGTCACCGGGGATGACCTCTCTCAAAAGGCTATAAGGAGCATTGACTTTATCACCAAAATGATAAGAGAGATGGCAAATCTCGAGAAGGCGGCTGGAGAGCTGTTTCCAACAAGAATGGACTTAATTGCGAAGGAGGTGGCGGAGAACTTTGACGTGGCATATAATGGTGAGGAGGTTCTGGTTCTGGCAAATGAGGGGTTGAGGACCATTGTGTTCAATCTCGTTCAGAATGCTGTTCAGCATTCAGGGGGAAGCGTTGAAGTTGAGGTGGAGAGGGACGGGAGCTGGGGGATTCTGAGGGTCAGGGACGATGGTAGGGGGATTCCCGACGAAATCAAAGCGAAGATATTTGATGAGGGGTTCTCAACATCAGGGTCTGGAGTGGGACTCTTCATAACCAAAAAGCTGATTGAATTTTATGATGGGTTTATTACAGTCTATGACAATACTCCCAGTGGTACGGTGTTCGAGGTCAGGTTGAAAACCGCTGATTAA
- a CDS encoding CGGC domain-containing protein — protein MKDVFIVGCGSYMDTTYGCPGEWRCLKAAALGEGKFEEPVRVVGFVRCECPGNTLIPNIGMTMKLSGITPEEIYMSSCMLRDPGCPYRSAEEWAKIIEENTGIPVRMGTHQYK, from the coding sequence ATGAAGGATGTTTTTATAGTTGGATGCGGGAGTTACATGGACACCACGTATGGCTGCCCTGGCGAATGGAGGTGCTTGAAAGCGGCAGCACTGGGTGAAGGAAAGTTTGAAGAGCCGGTCAGGGTTGTCGGGTTTGTGAGATGCGAGTGTCCGGGAAACACGCTGATACCCAACATTGGGATGACGATGAAACTATCCGGGATAACTCCTGAAGAGATATACATGAGTTCCTGCATGCTGCGTGATCCGGGATGCCCTTACAGAAGTGCTGAGGAATGGGCAAAAATAATTGAGGAGAACACAGGAATCCCTGTAAGGATGGGAACTCACCAGTACAAGTAG